The following coding sequences lie in one Stigmatopora nigra isolate UIUO_SnigA chromosome 4, RoL_Snig_1.1, whole genome shotgun sequence genomic window:
- the mccc2 gene encoding methylcrotonoyl-CoA carboxylase beta chain, mitochondrial, whose translation MLLHKVKPLLLRCRSLPQACTRFYYADKVARLGAQPDKHSDDYQENYERMKALVDELKTRTEKIKLGGGEKARKLHTSRGKLLPRERIDRLLDPGAPFLEFSQFAAYELYGKEEVPAGGMITGIGRVSGVECVIVANDATVKGGTYYPVTVKKHLRAQEIAQQNHLPCIYLVDSGGANLPRQADVFPDREHFGRIFYNQARLSSEGIAQIAVVMGSCTAGGAYVPAMADESIIVKKQGTIFLGGPPLVKAATGEQVSAEDLGGADLHCRKSGVTDHYALDDNHALHLARKAVRSLNYKKNLDVTVEPTEAPLYPADELYGIVGDNLKRNFDVREVIARIVDGSKFDEFKALYGDTLVTGFSRIFGYPVGIIGNNGVLFSESAKKATHFIELCCQRNIPLIFLQNITGFMVGREYEAGGIAKDGAKMVTAVACANVPKMTVIIGGSYGAGNYGMCGRAYSPRFLYMWPNSRISVMGGEQAATVLATITKDQRAREGKEFSAEQEAAMKEPIVRRFEEEGSPYYSSARLWDDGIIDPADTRLVLGLSLSAALNAPTKKTRFGVFRM comes from the exons ATGCTTCTTCATAAGGTAAAGCCGCTACTGCTACGTTGCAGAAGCCTGCCGCAGGCATGTACGAGATTTTACTACGCTGACAAAGTCGCCCGTCTGGGCGCTCAGCCTGACAAACACTCCGACGACTATCAG GAGAATTATGAGCGAATGAAAGCTCTTGTTGATGAATTGAAAACCAGAACAGAGAAGATTAAATTAG GTGGGGGAGAAAAAGCAAGAAAACTTCACACTTCTCGTGGAAAACTCTTACCAAGAGAACGGATTGATAGACTGCTTGATCCAGG TGCTCCTTTTTTAGAGTTTTCCCAGTTTGCTGCTTATGAGCTGTATGGAAAAGAGGAAGTGCCAGCAGGTGGGATGATTACTGGAATTGGACGTGTGTCCGG TGTAGAATGTGTCATTGTCGCCAATGATGCCACAGTCAAAGGTGGAACGTACTATCCAGTTACAGTCAAGAAGCATCTTCGTGCACAAGAGATCGCCCAACAAAACCATCTGCCCTGCATTTATTTAG TGGACTCTGGAGGTGCCAATCTTCCCAGACAGGCAGACGTTTTTCCTGACAGAGAACACTTTGGACGCATTTTCTACAACCAGGCCAGACTGTCATCAGAAGGAATAGCACAA ATTGCGGTAGTGATGGGCTCCTGCACAGCTGGTGGTGCGTACGTCCCCGCCATGGCAGATGAAAGCATCATAGTCAAAAAGCAAGGAACCATTTTCCTTGGTGGACCTCCACtg GTCAAAGCTGCCACTGGAGAGCAAGTTTCAGCAGAGGACCTCGGTGGTGCCGATCTGCATTGCAG GAAGTCCGGCGTGACGGACCATTATGCTTTAGATGACAATCATGCTCTACATTTGGCACGGAAGGCCGTGCGGAGTCTCAATTACAAGAAAAATCTTGAT GTCACTGTCGAGCCAACTGAAGCGCCTCTTTACCCAGCAGATGAACTTTATGGCATTGTTGGAGACAATCTCAAACGTAATTTTGATGTCAGAGAG GTCATTGCCAGAATTGTTGACGGGAGTAAATTTGATGAATTCAAGGCACTTTATGGAGACACACTTGTGACAG GATTTTCCAGAATTTTTGGTTACCCCGTTGGAATAATTGGTAACAACGGAGTGTTGTTTTCCGAATCTGCGAAAAAG gcCACGCATTTCATCGAGTTATGTTGCCAACGAAATATTCCGCTTATTTTTCTACAGAACATAACAG GTTTTATGGTTGGAAGAGAGTATGAAGCAGGAGGAATCGCCAAGGACGGCGCCAAGATGGTAACCGCTGTCGCCTGTGCCAATGTTCCCAAGATGACTGTGATCATTGGCGGCTCGTACGGGGCTGGAAATTACGGCATGTGCGGAAGAGCCTACAG CCCGCGGTTTCTCTACATGTGGCCCAATTCCAGGATCTCAGTCATGGGTGGAGAACAGGCTGCCACCGTGCTGGCCACCATCACCAAGGATCAACGAGCGAGAGAAGGAAAGGAG TTTTCGGCTGAGCAGGAAGCTGCCATGAAAGAACCAATTGTGCGACGATTTGAAGAAGAAGGAAGTCCCTACTACTCTAGTGCCAG ACTGTGGGATGATGGAATTATCGATCCTGCTGACACGCGCCTGGTTTTGGGACTGAGTCTGAGTGCCGCGCTTAATGCGCCAACAAAGAAAACACGTTTTGGCGTGTTCCGAATGTGA